The sequence cagttgagaatttgaaattctcagttgagaattcatatatttagaatttttaagaAGATAAGGAattttctgaacttatagagaatttaaaattctcagttgagaatttgggtaAATCTGGTTAGCTAGAAAAATTTCTGGACTTACAGAGGATTtgggattctcagttgagaattctgactTCAACAGATTTCAATTAGACAggaaaaatttctgaacttaccgaggatagggattctcggtagaggatcagagattaggggtttttgacgcctgatttccgcaaggaaatcagcatgtcgcgaccgcgggtcagaatcctcggtcgcgacacgctgaatTTCTGCAGAAATCAGACCTGTGTCCTTCTTTTTTTCCATCAGACACAACTCTTCAGAAAcgaaaaaattgagtttcttcttTTTAAAGAGGTCTGATTTCATGCCTTTTCActtaaaacaacacctcttttcatcctaggattttataaataggttctagagGTTCAGTTTTCTGTCACATTCTTTTTTCATCTCTGTCAGAACAATTCTCTGACTTTCTTCCAATTCATCTACCCAGAAATTAAGTTCAGAACCTTTCTTCCTTATTCATtccaaacaccatgacttcCACAAACACTCATTCTAAGAAAGTTgttgcttcacgcaataaaTGTACAGATATATCAGAGcgttatggatgtaactttcctatcttcaatcatgatgagggaaggcgcttcttgaggcttcgatacacattctttgtaggaatgctatacatggatgactttcttaacaATCAGTTGGGAATTAAAGACGATATGAGTCGCTACATGGAACATTTAGGATGGACTAGATTtgttgatatgaagtttcctataattggagactggatattagagttcttctgtacggttcgctttgttaacaagcgtcgggtgcgtcttagtttccgtcgggatggcaaaactttcacttttggatatcctgaattacatgcttggtttggttttcccttaaaggatactaccaaacgtcatcctggaagagacatgacatccactgatatttggcgaatgctcaccggcATCTGGCCTTTCAATCCTAAACTTGCCTATAATCAGTCTTTTTATTCCAACTCTATGATGTATTTGCATAAATTTCTGAGTCACAGtctgttcggtcgcacgttcagtagAGTCGTCCAAGAAACTTACCTTTTATGTCCTTGGtgatatatttcaaggcaacgtggttgattcttcaaagattttgatggagggtcttgttgccgcgtctagatccaaggctaagaaggttggattcgggaatatcatatgtggaataattctagggaccaagggaagtatttctgttccctggagtgatgctgaatctttcccgacactagactatgaatttttagaatatgaaggtctagtgaaacgagtttttcgatcaggcccgaattttctttctgcaccagaacgtcaagccttcgtgcagatgaaaatagaccgctatagggctaagaaaatcccgattgaaagGGACGAATTTCTAGCATAACTTTGTTTATTTCGATTATATATGTTGTACATATTTCcaattaataaaactttctcttttgcattatatcttatttttgattatttggttaaactatcattattttcattattctacaCTAATGAATCTATTAAATGAAACTTTAATAAATTCATGACTAGTTAAATATTAATAACTAAGTTTCAATTCCTTAAATAAAGATTTATCTAACTTACATTAATAAATGATCATAAAtgcttaaattaattttagttccaaacctttcctattcttaatttaacatccattaattaaagcattttcatttatttttcccattaataaggataaacctttggttttccttatcatttaatgttttacatttatgtttttaagtacagataACATTTTCAAGGAGTTCAGGATAGAATTTATCAAGAAATTGCACAAACTGGAGTTAATATGCCGATTTTGGGTGACCAAGGGGTGATCCGCGACCGAGAATGCttaaattctcggtaacttcagcaaaatccctcaaaaattcagaaaaaaaatTGGCTGCAAAACGCGAGCCGCGGCCGCGGATGTGcgtcctcggtcgcgacacgcgtcgttTAGGGACTTTCTAGTCCGGATTTTTGCCTATTTCTTCCATCTCTTCCTATTCCAACTATACCAattactcttcctattcctactctacctattaatcttcctattcaaccctatatatacctattacttacacaaaccttacatcacctccaattttaaccaatcccctcctctaacctcttcccaatatcttacttttactcttcccaatttcatcattacccttttcaatcacctaACCCTTTCAACTTCAAGTCTCCACACAAACcttctacttcatcttcaacctcaagcttttctctcttttcatctttttctctaaaCCATAAACACCATAAtcatgcctagagcaaagcgtgttggacacaagccggctgtcactgaggctaatcgccttcgtattAGTTGCagggcttatttcgacattcattcAGAGGAGgaagttggacgtttcaagcatttttcacacgccaatcgtaagttcgtggacatgcagtttcttgactttgattcggtaaggaagttgaacttcactacTCAAATTGACGCTTTTATTGAGACTTTGGGGtgggaaacttttgcttctatgcgttttccccaaattcaagaatatgtggttgagtttttggttactttaaagatgaacaaaaagagaacggaaatttcttttcggaataatAGTACTACCTATACCAaggattatgaggctatgggaaatatgtttggtttccctactagtgatttttatgataagcctaaggatttcgacaataactctttttggcaaactctttccgaTCAAACCTCTTTTGACtctaaaaacacttcaagcaaattgattaaggacaattgtgtgttcttctttcacaagtatttgagtttttcactatttggtcgtgttgagagttcgaagattcaagtccgggatttgtttgtttgggattgtttgttcaagggtttaagggttgatagcattggaatgatttttgacaatttgtttcgtgcttcgagggctcacaccactcaagtccctctcggtaatcTAATCACCGCTATTAttttgggagcacgggatgaattggcaccttatgatatgtccacctaccatgggtatgttccggttttggacattgcggctcttgagcgggctcatttgttggtttctgcggctcctcccgtttttatttcttatgctacccgtattgcacatcttcgtggcactatgggtggaggtgcttctagttcccataatgtaggtaccgaagaagggggtgcggaggaaggagcggaagatgcaccacaagcccaagcaacTCAAGacaatgatccggtggatttacggagtattttgaaccaaatcaatgcaaataatagacaaatgaatttgagaattgatgatttggtggagaacaacatggtgatgaatgacaacctcaatactttgaggcgtgcgcaaagatcgactcggcatcggatactttcatttttccgtcgccaaaatgtggaaacttcaccaacacctccggattccccgccacatgcttaggttttatctttcattttttttatcctatcttgttttaatttcagtttcgtacatttttattttcttatgtttcgtacaatttcaattttaatttaattttgtgttgaatgttttctttgctatatctttcatttctttccgtCTGTTTAATCTTTAatgttttatctccattttacaccaatgaggacatggtccaatttaagtgtgggaggagatatatacatatatcatttttatacaaacgaatgaatgaatgaatatatGCCACActtgttttcaaaaatacaaatGCAACTATATTGCAAcaaaaacttaacatttttttttatgaaatatcatttttacatttatcaatttaaattcttttatgattatttttaggttatcattatcgatagaaataaatatttctatacgggtaatatttttcaaaatttttcacaaatcttcgacacgattttaagtaaaaaattgtctcaagtaaatgtatttaagtaataaattctttattttcaatctctatttcatatcatgaatttcatgatacaataaatcttattttaaattttcaattaggtttataggcattaaattgaactaacaaatttttagctcggttttgattttgtcttacattaacaccaattgaagtttttaaggaaactatagccataatacatgttgaattttaagtcaatataggatgaatgtgttaattttctttttcccaagttatattcaataaatcatattcttaacttttggccacgattgagaccaaccttatcacagtcgaggtatgaaagggaagaaataaataagtaaagcgtacttttggccacggttgcgaccacccttatcacaatcgaggtatgaaaggaacgtttaaaattagaaaaattaagcgtgtttaaagtttaaagtaacgattgcgtccacccatggcatggtcgatacctcttaagcgaacacaaataaaatgcatataaagttacgatcgagaccacccttatcacgggcgtaactaagcaaataaattaaactttatactcatatataataattcaagtttggaaaaggaaatttggtgctttgaaatgccttgagatgaaagactcaataacatgcgtgcttacatcgtcccgaatacttcaatttaaacattgaaatacaagacgaatgatatatcgtatttatactaagttagtttgatattttgcgtataaatttgccatgcgaagttagtcttttcggcttaactaatttaaaaagtaaacacaaagatatatgttttattttcataaagagattagttaaggaataaattcagtgaaattttgctcgggactagcaaaagattaagtgtggagatttgttaagcccaaaatatacctaaaatatcattaacatttacatcatttttattacaaatttgtgttgtttatatctgcttagattacttttactctccaatatctttctttcttgcaaggtacctaaatatttggtaaaatccaaataggaacgaaaaaggatctaaaacagaagaaaaaccccacaaaaggagtcaaagacgacgtaaatcgaaagcaccaagtcgaggacacaaACGAAAGCAAAGAAATGGAAAACTCACCGTGCCGCGATAGCGAATCCcccacccgcggccgcgacacgcgtggttcatatttcctcccttcgtccaacgttcaacttaatgctcccccattcacggccgaggattcctatcctcggtaagtgcagaaattttGCCAAATGCATTtaacacatgttgaaatccaagaaacgcgttcgttcaagtggataaagacgtcctttcacaacggacacgactcttaaccaacggatacaatttttcacaaaggatacatcacttcaatcacaacccttcaacatctataaataaagagttgatgttgagaaaaaatgcaatgtaatgttatgtaatatagatatagaatcagagcgtagaactaatgtctaagttctaagtaaaaacaattcgagagttagaacttagattctgtacaaaacaagatgaggtacacatattgtttatagtttaattacaactcagtagcgtttagacattgttccagttttagtttgcatcatggtagtggccgaccgaatccctattacgaagttacagcgagaagattgagtagagtgttcgcccctgagcctgacaacctctaaggaaacccaaggaaaggactgatcagccgttcacttgcacgccctcgaagaactcgatgctccatattctctgtaaacttgtatcaatttatttttcatctaataaagtccgttctattcgacaaatcattatgcagcacttatggtaaccaatccaatataagtgaggctggtgttttcattaatacgtagttaaattcaaaatcgttacaaggaaactttgttgaacacttaggcaaattatcatctcgaaagagttttaatttgagtaagggcaactatcccgaaagggttttgtcgcgttcaaagccaattaattagaggttccgtcatttatttcatcatcataattgatacaaagtttaagttgttttctttgcttaatgcaaatgaatacattcattatttttctaaaagttctaaatgttcatgttttgtaaaattcatccctaaatcagaagatctttctaacaatcgatttattctaaatataaaattttattccagcattttcaaatactcaaagtcctcaaactcaattaaacaattatttttttcctaaattcaattagacaaatttcacttttcatttacaattaatagtaaatctaacaagttcgaaattaataaattcaaaaataagtttttcgttaaaaaacgtatccctgtgggatcgatatttttattactacaagcgaaaccgtgcacttgcgaaaatcgctcaacattcTTCTTCATGATTGAAGATAAGGACCACAATCTTCTCTGCTGTAGCAGTGGTGTTTTTGTCATCTTCTTGGTTACTGCCCTCCTTTTGTTCTCGTTTCAATTTGCAGCAGTTCTGATTAAATGTCTTTCTAGTCCATAGTGGTAGCATTGACTATATCTCTGGACTTGGATCTTCCCTTGAGCTTGTTGCCTCCTTTAGATTTATTTGAATTGTTGGGACCTCTAGTTTTGCTCGTGCTTTTGTGCTTGGTGACAAGGGCTTGATTCTTGTCAGTGGCTGTAGTTTTTCTCCTTGTTGAGCAGGGTACTGACAATGTGGTTGATTGACAACTTTCCATCAGGAGCAGAATTTCTCACTGATACCACTAAGGTGTCCTAACTCTCCGGTAAAGTGCTAAGTAACAACAAGGATTGGACCTCATCTTTTAGTGTAATCTTCATAGAAGACAATTGGTTAATAGCACTTCTAAATTGATTTAAATATTTAACGATGGGGGCATCTTCCTTATATTTAAGGTTCATAAGCTTCCTTATCAGGAACAATTTATTACCTGCTATTTTTCGATCATACATCTCATGCAACTTCTTCCATAATTCATGGGCAGGCATTTCCTCAGACACGTGGTGGAACATATTGAAGTCTAGCCACTGATGAATAGTTCCGATGGCCTTTCGGTTCAACTTGTTCCAGTCCGGATCCTTCATATCTTTGCATTATAAAATATCCTCCATCATTGGCTTCCAAATTGACCAGTTCAATTTAATCATTGAAGCCGAAAAACCTTCCATTTTAATTATACAACCATGTATATGAaatttaggctctgataccatttctTAGGATCTCATATAAATTAAACTCGTAACTAGGTGATGTGCATAAATAAAATAGAGTAGTAATAAAATAATGAGTATAAAAATAAAGCAAGAAAGAGACATACAAATCTATATGGAAACCCTCCTATAAGAGGAAAATCACGCGACACTGAAAATAATTCCACTAATAATAATGAGAATACATAAAAATAAGACTCTCTCAAACACATCCAAACTTGAGGTATTCAATTACTTAAGAGACAGTTGGAACCATCAAATTAGAACCTTACACTCAAACAATGTAGTATTTCCTAAATCAATCTCAACTCTCTCTCACTAATCTTCTCACAATCTATCTTTTGCAATTCAACACAAAAGGAATACAAACTCTTTTTGTTTTTgagatttatttcttttgatGCATTTGCAATATCATGCAAATGCTTATTTATAGCCTAAACATGTTCAATTTTTCAAAGTGATAGTTAGCCTACCTTTGCTATTAATATGATATCTaataatcatgctatttgtcttagtagccagaaccttatcaaagctattagaAGTCTTGGatcctcctttgagtccttagagttctgccacatctacagagaacaaaatcgaattgcagatcgcttggcggcggctggacacgaggggatgttaggtgttaccaccctttctgatcctcctatctttctttattctctccttttagagaacagagttggggttagctttcctagactGATTCCAGGTTAGCTTTTTGTTTCGGTGTTtggttgttttttctttcctgttctaccaaaaaaaaaagttagccTACCTTTGAAAAAATTGCATGATGAATTAATTGGTTGTTAGTCCAATTAATTCTTTcacttattattttcatattGAATTGGTTGACAAACCAATTATAGACTTATCTGGTTCAACATCAAAcaaccataaaaaaaatcagagaCATATCATTTCCCTTTTAGAATCGAAACAAACAAGATAATTTATAGTTACCCTAtccatttctctttattttctttctagaTAATTTTTGTTAGTCCATAGTTTTAGTGATTTAAGAAATACTAAATTATTGGAACAATATTTTAATctaaatactaaaattaaatatgaatgaaaatatgttatataatttataaatttcggGTTCCACCTCTAACCTTTTAACCTTTACGGGCCGTTTGTTTGAGGGGATAAATGTATGAGGATaggaataaaaaatttaaaatgagTTATCTCTTGTTTGTTTATGAGATAGAAGGTGAGATAATGAGAGGGATAAGGATTTCATCCCATTAAACTTATGTCTAGAGGGGGGTGGTATTAGATCtggaataaaaaaattagatggaaaatactaaattatccATATAAAATAGttgaatttaatatatttaaaattaaataaaaataatatagtaaaatatattattttatccctatctcctATCTCCCTCAAATAACAAACGCCCCCTTTCTTTGGATATATCTTAAGTGGTTTGATATTTACATCATTATGGATACAAAATGACGAAAATGAAAGCAAAGCATTGGAAACAACACCAATCCAATATGTgccattatttatttattgggtACTAGTATAAAATTGAAATAACTAACACGAGAACAAAGAAAGTCTCATTCCTTCTTCCTTCCCGGTTATCCTGAAAAACAAGAAATTTGCttcataaaataaattattgaacAAGGGAGGAGAAATGGGAGCTACTACTGTCCGAAAGATCTGGGACGCCATGGCCGTCGCTGACCAAGCTAATGACATTCATGACTCCAACCTACACATTCAATCTTCCCAACTTACCGTCGATACCGCTCTTTCCCTCCATCAGATGGCTCCTCGACTCAGGTACCTTCTCCTCCTTTTGCACCCCACGCCAGGATTTGATCCATTCCTCTACCTTAATTTCTTCTTTCTTAATTCTGTTTTTGGTCAATTGGAGCTGTTGCGAAACGAAACTTTGAGAAAGCGACCAAAAAAGTCGAGATTCAAATATTTTGGTAACTGAACGGAGGTTTGCGTACTGATGGAGATACTATGTTCATTTATCTTCTACATTAATAATTCTTGTCTTATATGTGCCTGAACAGAGAGTTATGCAAGGATATATTCAAGAAATGGTCTAATTTAGAAGATTCTCGCTTCTCTGTTGAGACAGTTTCCGGTGGCATAACAAATCTATGTGAGTGTACGCGTTTGGTTTAAATAAAAGATTCACTTTAGTTTGTAGATTATCTCCTATTTTTCTGACGTTGTTTCCTGCAGTACTCAAGGTATCTGTTAAGGAAGACCAGGAGAACGAGGTTTCTGTGACGGTCAGATTATACGGGCCTAACACCGATTACGTTATTAACCGTGAGCGGGAGTTGCAGGTAAATTCCTAATTATATATTAGCATGTTTCCAGCTGCGACCTGACTAGTAACAACACCAGAAGCACTTGTTACATGCTAAAATTTAGTTCATTTTGCAACTACATAGTTTGTCGATCTGCCACATTGTTGATGTTGGAACCTTCATTttggaattctgtgaaaccagtaaATTATGTGAAGGAGGAAGGATGTTTGATTTAGTTTTTCCAAGAATATGATGTAATCTATTCGCTCAAATagtcattcatctttagttaccTTAGAATAATTTTgactaatcaaataaatgtttttctAACCAGCATCATATTCAAAGGAGAATTTTAAcgcatttctactcttaactttGTAAATGCAAAGAACTTTCAACCATGCTAAATTCAGCATTTTCATGGTGTCTTGTTTCATGTATTGAAATTCTTTCAACCAAGAGTAAGCTACTATTAATTCATATTTCCAccttttagtataatttttatgaTTTATACCTCACCACATATGTGTTCAGGCTATCAAATACCTCTCAGCTGCAGGATTTGGTGCCAAGCTGCTTGGAGTATTTGGAAATGGCATGGTGCAATCTTTTATTAATGCACGGACACTAACCCCAGCAGGTAAGCAGGGTCAGAGTTGCATAACATGGAACTGTCAATAAAAGGGATCGTTTGAAAAACCACCACTACACCTGATgacttaacttcatcagaatcTGTGAGTTTGCAATGTGCTAAACCAGTTTCATGATTAGAATTTTGAGCAAGGAAGTCAAATTGCAAATTTGGTTGAGCTTTTTTTAACTACTGCTATTAATGTGGTATATCATATATAGAACCTTTTGAACCGCCATCAACCTAAAAGTTAAAAATCCTTCTCCAAATTTCTTTTTTGGTGACCTCATGTTTAAGATCATGATTATGGTTGTAGTTTTGAACTGCAGTTTCAtgtattctctctctctctcttttctcatTATCAAGCTGCCTGCCTCAAATTCAAGATTTTGCTAGAATTTGGCGAATTTGCTATTGTATGATAAAATTCAAATGTGATTTGATGTGCTCTTGGTTATATGATAAGTAAATAATGATTTAATATCTTCCTTTTAGTAATTTTCAGtttacattttttacatttataacCCTAGAAAGTTCTGGTCAGGTTTTGGTGCACAATTCCTGATGTGTGAATGTAAGTGGTAGATCTTTCTGAAACTACATAAGTTTCAACCAAAAATGAGTTTTGGTCATGCTTGCTGGAATACGGTGGTGGCCAATTAACATGGATTTAATAATCCTGTTAGTGGCTTCTTGAGTTAGTTTAATGGCTTCTCAAAATTCTAATATGCAGTGTCTGCTATTTTAGTTCTCTggtagagtttttttttttttccttctcttctttaataaaaaatggcTTGTTAGGTTTGCTTAACCTTATACATCAAAAACTATGTTGTGGTATGTACCTTAAAGGTGCTGTTTCCACTAGATATTCCTTTTTGCTATTTGTAGAATTCAGAGGTTTTTGAAGCTTATTATAACTTGAAACCTATTCAAGGACATGATTTGAACTCCCCTTACACTGGCTGTTCCTTTATGGCAGACATGAGAAAGCCAAAGCTGGCTGCTGAAATCGCCAAGCAACTTCGTAAATTCCATCAAGTAGACATTCCGGGTTCTAAAGAACCTCAATTATGGAGCGACATCTTCAAGTTCTATGAGAATGGTGTGATTTCTGGCTAGTCTTGCTTTTATTTTCTAGGCATTTGtctggattttttattttttatttttttgagttACTTGTCTCCAGCAGCAAGCAGTTCGACAATAGAATATTTTGGATAATACCAATCTTTCTTATATTGACAATTGCAGCATCCATTCTTCACTTTGATAATATCGAGAAACAAAGAAAGTATGAAACAATTTCGTTTAAGGAAGTTTATGGTGAAGTGATTGAAATCAAGGTAATTTCATTTCCAACAAATTTTCTTTCTTATAAATGGTCTTCTGGTTTTTCTATGAACTTGGTGTTGAGAGTCTGGCCCTCTGTTCCTCTATTGGACATGAGACTACATGTAGGTTTAGGTCATCCAGTACGTCCAAATCAATTTTTTCATTAATCCATGGTCCTTGCCTCCAAATTTATCCTAAAACAAATGTTATGCAGTAGCAGCTGTTAGTAATAAATAGAACATAATTTTAGACCATAGAACCCAAGGATTATTTAGGACTCAATGCTAGTAATATTGATGAGAAGAAAAATAAGGTAGCTcctactatatatattttttaaagacGAATTATACAAGGGTTACAATGCTGACTAAATACCAACCCTTGACTAAAAAGTAAGCC comes from Euphorbia lathyris chromosome 8, ddEupLath1.1, whole genome shotgun sequence and encodes:
- the LOC136202803 gene encoding probable ethanolamine kinase, whose amino-acid sequence is MGATTVRKIWDAMAVADQANDIHDSNLHIQSSQLTVDTALSLHQMAPRLRELCKDIFKKWSNLEDSRFSVETVSGGITNLLLKVSVKEDQENEVSVTVRLYGPNTDYVINRERELQAIKYLSAAGFGAKLLGVFGNGMVQSFINARTLTPADMRKPKLAAEIAKQLRKFHQVDIPGSKEPQLWSDIFKFYENASILHFDNIEKQRKYETISFKEVYGEVIEIKELTSCLDAPVVFSHNDLLSGNLMLNEDEDKLYIIDFEYGSYSYRGFDIGNHFNEYAGYDCDYSLYPSKDEQYHFFRHYLHSDKPHEVSDEELEALYVETNTLMLASHLFWALWALIQAKMSPIDFDYLGYFFLRYNEYKRQKDHCCSLARSYLSICRS